In the genome of Segatella copri, one region contains:
- a CDS encoding SusC/RagA family TonB-linked outer membrane protein, whose product MNNIRTYLTAAALCSTMTIAAQGQRVSGTVSDEFGPVIGCNVIEKDANNRNVNATVTDVNGNFQLTVKNPKHKLVVTFVGYKPYSKVIGSQTNFEIQLKDENQIEAVTVVAKQRFRGDGLSIPKNELSVATQTLNMNKVDGLAFTSADEALQGQIAGLDIVANSGNLGAGTTMRMRGVTTINGSSEPLIVVNGNIMDVPGAENTDWSTATEETYSSLLSINVNDIESIDILKDAAATAIWGARGANGVISIKTKRGKRGKIRINYNFMLQGTWQPDGYNLLTGDEYTMLMKEELYNPTQNPSATTNINELNYNKSWAEYNNWNDNTDWVDAVRKMGWNQTHGITISGGGEKATFRISANYDHQLGTIIKQQLDRFSTRLSLDYYVSDRIKFSTEFPLTYTKNQKNYGNNILGKALQMAPNMSIYREDANGNDTNEYYIMLPEGKEGAGSTVSGTSSEQLKSVRGIGNPVAIANLAYDNETTYRINPEFKLNYYLMGTEERKTRLDYEGSVYLDVYSKSNPTWYPGTLSTAGWEDGNYNRYAMDDYNSLAFTTRHQLIFTPWLGNDLAWTMLGRWEMTKGNGYGQNVTENQLPDGVSSPTVPAYLRNMSTSNGEWRGMSGVFSTHISYKTRYNADFTVRADGTTKFGKNNKWGYFPGVSVRWNISDEPWMRWSRNVLSMLAVRPSWGVNGKAPSSEYLQYAKYVSGNIYGNGTTTLPATKVDGLQLVDLKWEKTTSWNLGANLGLFDDKLEADFNYYYKKTNDLLNSGVSIASQTGFAKLAWKNIGSMENKGWELNIQGNRFIKAGKFSMSASFNVAQNFNKITEMDPTVLDGINEDWTADSRGKYFKRIQVGNALGSIFGLRAHGVYQYTYDYLTNLRRQNNWSNSQLVDYINNEFLPAGKTAPVALNKEGKVITGSDGSPLRMTYNSSNGSETYKFDGGDVIYEDVNKDGTINSLDMVYLGNSNPKFSGGFGFTFNYGDWSLRTNFVFRTGFKVVNFARMGLEKMYDTTNQSSAVNWRWRKNGDQTEIPRALYNYGYNWLGSDRYVEDASFLRFSYVSLSYNVPKTFLKQFGLNQMRFDLSGQNIFVWSKYSGTDPEHANSGWNFASDNSQTPRSKSFTLRMTLGI is encoded by the coding sequence ATGAACAATATAAGAACATATCTTACAGCAGCCGCCCTGTGCAGCACCATGACCATCGCCGCCCAAGGGCAGCGTGTATCAGGTACTGTATCCGACGAGTTTGGTCCTGTGATTGGCTGTAACGTCATCGAGAAGGATGCCAACAACCGTAACGTCAACGCTACTGTTACCGACGTGAACGGTAACTTCCAGCTGACAGTGAAGAATCCAAAGCACAAACTCGTTGTCACCTTCGTGGGTTACAAGCCATACTCTAAGGTGATCGGCTCACAAACCAACTTCGAAATCCAGCTGAAGGATGAGAACCAGATTGAAGCAGTTACCGTGGTTGCCAAGCAGCGCTTCCGTGGCGATGGTTTGAGCATTCCTAAGAACGAGCTTTCTGTGGCTACACAGACCTTGAACATGAACAAGGTGGATGGTCTTGCCTTTACCAGTGCCGACGAGGCGCTGCAGGGTCAGATTGCAGGTCTCGATATCGTGGCCAACTCTGGTAACCTGGGTGCCGGTACTACCATGCGTATGCGTGGTGTAACCACCATCAACGGTTCTTCTGAGCCTCTGATCGTAGTTAACGGCAACATCATGGATGTGCCGGGTGCCGAGAACACCGACTGGTCAACCGCTACGGAGGAGACCTACAGTTCTCTGCTTTCCATCAACGTGAACGATATCGAGAGCATCGACATCCTGAAGGATGCTGCCGCTACCGCCATCTGGGGTGCACGTGGTGCCAACGGTGTAATCAGTATCAAGACCAAGCGCGGTAAGCGCGGAAAGATCCGCATCAACTATAACTTCATGCTCCAGGGCACCTGGCAGCCAGATGGTTACAATCTGCTTACCGGTGATGAATACACCATGCTGATGAAGGAGGAGTTGTACAATCCTACACAGAATCCTTCTGCCACTACCAACATCAACGAGTTGAACTACAACAAGAGTTGGGCAGAATACAACAACTGGAATGACAATACCGACTGGGTAGATGCAGTGCGCAAGATGGGTTGGAACCAGACACATGGTATCACCATCTCGGGTGGTGGCGAAAAGGCTACCTTCCGTATCTCTGCCAACTACGACCACCAGTTGGGTACCATCATCAAGCAGCAGCTCGACCGTTTCTCAACCCGCTTGAGTTTGGATTACTACGTGAGCGACCGCATCAAGTTCTCTACCGAGTTCCCTCTTACTTATACCAAGAACCAGAAGAACTACGGTAACAACATTCTGGGCAAGGCTTTGCAGATGGCTCCTAACATGAGTATCTACCGTGAGGATGCCAACGGCAACGATACCAACGAATACTACATCATGCTGCCGGAAGGCAAGGAGGGTGCAGGTTCTACCGTGAGCGGTACTTCTTCAGAGCAGTTGAAGTCAGTGCGCGGCATCGGTAACCCTGTTGCCATCGCCAACCTGGCTTACGACAACGAGACCACCTATCGTATCAACCCTGAGTTCAAGCTCAACTACTATCTGATGGGTACAGAGGAGCGCAAGACACGCCTCGACTACGAGGGAAGCGTTTATCTCGATGTCTATTCAAAGAGCAACCCTACCTGGTATCCAGGTACCCTTTCTACAGCAGGATGGGAGGACGGTAACTACAACCGCTATGCGATGGACGACTACAACTCGCTGGCATTCACCACCCGCCACCAGCTCATCTTCACCCCTTGGTTGGGTAACGACCTGGCTTGGACGATGCTGGGACGATGGGAGATGACCAAGGGTAACGGCTACGGACAGAACGTAACCGAGAACCAGTTGCCAGACGGCGTAAGCTCACCTACGGTGCCAGCTTACCTCCGCAACATGTCAACCAGCAACGGCGAGTGGCGCGGTATGAGTGGTGTATTCTCTACCCACATTTCTTATAAGACCCGTTACAACGCCGACTTCACCGTGCGTGCCGATGGTACAACCAAGTTTGGCAAGAACAACAAGTGGGGTTACTTCCCTGGTGTATCCGTGCGTTGGAACATCAGCGATGAGCCTTGGATGCGCTGGTCACGCAATGTACTCTCCATGCTCGCCGTACGCCCATCATGGGGTGTGAACGGTAAGGCTCCTAGCAGCGAGTACCTGCAGTATGCCAAGTATGTGTCAGGTAACATCTATGGTAACGGTACTACTACCCTGCCAGCTACGAAGGTAGATGGCTTGCAGCTGGTAGATTTGAAATGGGAGAAGACCACATCATGGAACCTCGGTGCCAACCTGGGTCTCTTCGATGATAAGCTGGAGGCTGACTTCAACTACTACTACAAGAAGACCAACGACCTGCTGAACTCAGGTGTGAGCATCGCCTCACAGACAGGTTTTGCCAAGCTGGCATGGAAGAACATCGGTTCGATGGAAAACAAGGGTTGGGAGTTGAACATCCAGGGCAACCGATTCATCAAGGCAGGCAAGTTCTCTATGAGCGCCAGCTTCAACGTGGCTCAGAACTTCAACAAGATTACCGAGATGGATCCTACCGTGCTCGATGGTATCAATGAAGACTGGACAGCCGACAGCCGTGGTAAGTACTTCAAGCGCATCCAGGTGGGTAACGCACTGGGATCAATCTTCGGATTGCGTGCTCACGGAGTATATCAATATACCTACGACTACCTGACCAACCTCCGCCGCCAGAACAACTGGAGCAACAGCCAGCTGGTTGACTACATCAACAACGAGTTCCTGCCAGCAGGCAAGACAGCTCCTGTGGCACTGAACAAGGAAGGCAAGGTAATCACCGGTTCCGACGGTTCACCATTGCGCATGACCTACAACTCAAGCAACGGTAGTGAAACCTACAAGTTCGACGGTGGTGACGTGATTTACGAGGATGTGAACAAGGATGGTACCATCAACTCACTGGATATGGTATATCTGGGCAACTCAAACCCTAAGTTCTCGGGAGGTTTCGGATTCACCTTCAACTACGGCGACTGGTCATTGCGTACCAACTTCGTATTCCGTACCGGTTTCAAGGTAGTGAACTTCGCTCGCATGGGCTTGGAGAAGATGTATGATACCACCAACCAGAGTTCTGCCGTGAACTGGCGCTGGCGCAAGAACGGTGACCAGACAGAGATACCACGTGCACTCTATAACTATGGTTACAACTGGCTCGGTAGCGA